The following coding sequences are from one Kallotenue papyrolyticum window:
- the fabD gene encoding ACP S-malonyltransferase, translating into MSDTPHRHSSASAWVFPGQGSQSVGMGQDVYQASPAARAIFDEADATLGFALSRLCFAGPPETLTQTENAQPALLTTSIALLAAARERAGDALSEPALAAGHSLGEYSALVAAGALRFADALRLVRRRGELMAAAREGTMAAIMGLDLESLRAVCAEASSVGVVVVANENSPGQLVISGVTAAVERAMELARQRGAKRAVLLNVSAAFHSPLMEQAAAGLAEAVAAVTELQAPRFPVISNVTATPLTTPEAIRAELVAQVTAPVRWIASVERLVAAGVTHCIEIGPGTVLTGLIKRIAPQLALRNVHSLATVEAWITAEQAGQA; encoded by the coding sequence ATGAGTGACACACCGCATCGACATTCTTCCGCGAGCGCCTGGGTCTTTCCCGGCCAGGGATCGCAGAGCGTTGGCATGGGCCAGGATGTGTACCAAGCCTCACCGGCGGCACGCGCGATCTTCGATGAGGCCGATGCAACGCTGGGCTTTGCGCTGAGTCGGCTCTGCTTCGCAGGACCGCCGGAGACATTAACGCAGACCGAAAACGCACAGCCGGCGCTGCTGACGACCAGCATAGCGCTGCTGGCGGCGGCACGCGAGCGCGCCGGTGACGCGCTGAGCGAGCCGGCCTTGGCGGCGGGTCATTCGCTGGGGGAGTACAGCGCGTTGGTGGCAGCGGGCGCATTGCGCTTTGCCGATGCGCTGCGTTTGGTGCGGCGGCGCGGCGAGCTGATGGCAGCGGCGCGCGAAGGCACCATGGCGGCGATCATGGGCCTCGATCTGGAAAGCCTGCGTGCGGTCTGTGCCGAAGCCAGCAGCGTCGGCGTGGTGGTGGTTGCCAACGAGAACTCGCCCGGCCAACTGGTGATCAGCGGCGTCACCGCGGCGGTGGAGCGGGCCATGGAGCTCGCCCGGCAGCGCGGTGCGAAACGCGCTGTGCTGCTCAACGTATCGGCGGCCTTTCACTCGCCGTTGATGGAGCAGGCCGCCGCGGGCCTGGCCGAGGCGGTTGCCGCCGTCACCGAGCTGCAGGCGCCGCGCTTCCCGGTGATCTCCAATGTGACGGCGACACCCCTAACGACGCCAGAAGCGATTCGTGCCGAGCTGGTGGCGCAGGTCACCGCGCCGGTCCGCTGGATCGCCTCGGTAGAGCGGCTGGTTGCCGCAGGGGTGACGCACTGCATCGAGATCGGCCCCGGCACAGTGCTGACCGGCTTGATCAAGCGCATTGCGCCGCAACTGGCGCTGCGCAATGTCCATTCGCTGGCGACGGTTGAAGCATGGATCACGGCGGAGCAAGCCGGCCAGGCGTGA
- a CDS encoding beta-ketoacyl-ACP synthase III — MTYAAITGWGMYVPQQVLTNADLERMVDTSDEWIVTRTGIRERRIVGPDESTVSMAVAAARQALARAELAPEAIDLLIVATTTPDQLIPSSACLVQTALGATRAAPMDLNAACSGFVYALATAAQFIRTGAARAALVIGSDTLSRFVNYRDRNTCILFGDGAGAVVVQPSATPGGVLSIDLGGIPGTGDLLEVPAGGCRLPASPETVAAGQHYITMQGREVFKLAVRAMGDSCAKVIDAAGLSPEDVTLLIPHQANLRIIEATAKRLELPMERVFVNIDRYGNTSAGTIPIAICEAEAAGRLRDGDYLVLTAFGGGLTWGSAVVRWGR; from the coding sequence ATGACCTATGCAGCGATTACCGGTTGGGGCATGTATGTGCCGCAACAGGTTTTGACCAACGCCGATCTGGAGCGGATGGTCGATACCAGCGACGAATGGATCGTTACGCGCACGGGCATCCGCGAGCGGCGCATTGTCGGGCCAGATGAGTCAACGGTGAGCATGGCGGTGGCTGCTGCGCGCCAGGCCTTGGCGCGCGCCGAACTCGCGCCAGAGGCGATCGACCTGTTGATCGTGGCGACGACCACCCCGGATCAGCTGATTCCCTCCTCGGCCTGTCTGGTGCAGACCGCGCTCGGCGCTACGCGCGCCGCGCCCATGGATCTCAACGCGGCCTGCTCCGGGTTCGTGTATGCGCTGGCGACGGCGGCGCAGTTTATTCGCACCGGCGCCGCCCGTGCTGCGCTGGTGATCGGCTCGGACACACTCTCGCGCTTCGTCAACTACCGCGACCGCAACACCTGCATTCTGTTCGGCGATGGAGCGGGCGCGGTGGTGGTGCAGCCCAGCGCTACGCCCGGCGGCGTGCTGAGCATCGATCTCGGCGGCATCCCCGGCACCGGTGATCTGCTGGAAGTGCCCGCGGGCGGTTGCCGCCTGCCGGCCTCGCCGGAGACGGTGGCCGCCGGTCAACACTACATCACCATGCAGGGCCGCGAGGTCTTCAAGCTGGCCGTGCGCGCGATGGGCGATTCCTGCGCCAAGGTGATCGACGCGGCCGGGCTGAGCCCCGAGGATGTGACGCTGTTAATCCCGCATCAGGCCAATCTGCGCATCATCGAAGCCACCGCCAAGCGCCTGGAGCTGCCGATGGAGCGCGTCTTCGTCAACATCGATCGGTACGGCAATACCTCGGCCGGCACGATTCCGATCGCAATCTGCGAGGCCGAGGCTGCCGGTCGGCTGCGCGACGGTGACTACCTAGTGCTGACCGCCTTCGGCGGAGGGCTGACCTGGGGCTCGGCGGTGGTGCGCTGGGGACGGTGA
- the coaD gene encoding pantetheine-phosphate adenylyltransferase, which translates to MTIAIYPASFDPITLGHMDVAARAAAIFDTVILAVYDRPLKNLLFSTEERVALVREAVAHLPNVRVDTYDELTVEYARRVGAKVIIRGLRAVTDFENELKMAHINNRLYPEIETVCLMASQEYSFLSSSAVKEIAALGGTVDFMVAPHVARALRRAYGWEERA; encoded by the coding sequence ATGACGATTGCGATCTACCCGGCTAGTTTCGATCCGATCACGCTTGGCCATATGGATGTTGCCGCGCGCGCGGCGGCGATCTTCGACACGGTGATCCTGGCGGTCTATGATCGACCCCTCAAAAATCTCTTGTTCTCAACTGAGGAGCGGGTGGCGCTGGTGCGCGAGGCGGTGGCCCATCTGCCCAACGTGCGCGTGGACACCTACGACGAACTGACGGTGGAGTACGCCCGCCGGGTGGGCGCCAAGGTGATCATTCGCGGCCTGCGCGCCGTGACCGATTTCGAAAACGAACTCAAGATGGCGCACATCAACAACCGGCTGTATCCGGAGATCGAAACCGTCTGTTTGATGGCCAGCCAAGAGTATAGTTTTCTCTCGTCCAGCGCCGTGAAGGAGATCGCCGCGCTGGGCGGCACGGTCGATTTCATGGTCGCGCCGCATGTGGCTCGTGCCCTGCGGCGCGCCTATGGATGGGAGGAGCGCGCATGA
- a CDS encoding class I SAM-dependent methyltransferase: protein MEQPSEVHAPPPVLSHYQVAPLLDARRAGQAQAVTSLDLGRSTLMVSLSEQGALFPDGTLLRWQDAATIAATPNACFALRNGAWEPIRVFSETTGWVRSLYPTPGAPTTLVAGFTMHRIKGIDPWEDTRRKIRALGSVTGRVLDTATGLGYTAILAARSAQEVVTVELDPAAIELARLNPWSRELFSDPRIRLIVGDVGEVIRSFADASFSRVIHDPPAFALAGELYSGAFYRQLYRVLKTGGRLFHYLGDLESAATRTLLPGVQRRLREAGFTRIVRRPEAFGLLCFK from the coding sequence ATGGAACAGCCGTCGGAGGTGCACGCTCCGCCGCCGGTGCTGTCGCACTATCAGGTCGCGCCGCTGCTGGATGCGCGCCGCGCCGGGCAGGCGCAGGCCGTTACCTCGCTCGATTTGGGCCGTTCCACGCTGATGGTCTCGCTGAGCGAGCAGGGCGCGCTGTTTCCGGACGGGACCCTGCTGCGCTGGCAGGATGCCGCGACCATCGCCGCGACGCCCAATGCCTGCTTCGCGCTGCGCAACGGTGCGTGGGAGCCGATCCGCGTCTTCTCCGAGACTACCGGCTGGGTCCGTTCGCTCTATCCCACGCCCGGCGCGCCCACGACGTTGGTGGCGGGCTTTACCATGCACCGCATCAAGGGGATCGATCCCTGGGAGGATACGCGCCGCAAAATCCGTGCGCTGGGTTCCGTCACCGGGCGCGTGCTGGATACTGCCACCGGTCTGGGCTACACCGCGATCCTGGCGGCGCGCAGCGCGCAGGAGGTGGTCACCGTCGAACTGGATCCGGCTGCGATCGAGCTGGCGCGGCTCAACCCCTGGTCGCGCGAGCTGTTCAGCGATCCGCGCATTCGGCTGATCGTGGGCGATGTCGGCGAGGTGATCCGGAGCTTTGCGGATGCCTCGTTCAGCCGCGTGATCCATGATCCGCCCGCGTTTGCGCTGGCCGGCGAGCTGTACAGCGGTGCCTTCTACCGCCAGCTCTACCGTGTGTTGAAGACAGGCGGACGCCTGTTCCACTATCTGGGTGATCTGGAGAGCGCCGCCACGCGTACGCTGCTGCCGGGTGTGCAGCGCCGGCTGCGCGAAGCCGGCTTCACGCGCATTGTGCGGCGCCCCGAAGCCTTTGGACTCCTCTGCTTCAAGTAA
- a CDS encoding YceD family protein, whose amino-acid sequence MSEFRFSVSQLLQEPTGATRHYELDDALLLVDETLRIQPVVGHVRLTRTPKGVLADVSVRGCAELECSRCLKVFEQALEITFSEEFFQTVAVTTGVRLPPPEVDDPFLIDETHRLDLADALREYVLLELPQAPRCAETCQGLCPQCGHDRNQGPCACVPEISDERLAVLARLLNDQP is encoded by the coding sequence ATGTCTGAGTTTCGCTTCAGCGTTTCGCAGCTCCTCCAAGAGCCGACGGGCGCGACACGACACTATGAGTTGGACGACGCGCTGCTCCTCGTCGATGAAACGCTGCGAATTCAGCCGGTGGTAGGCCACGTGCGACTGACGCGCACGCCCAAGGGGGTGTTGGCCGATGTCAGCGTGCGCGGTTGCGCCGAGCTGGAGTGCAGCCGCTGCCTGAAGGTGTTTGAGCAGGCGCTGGAGATCACCTTCAGTGAAGAGTTCTTCCAGACGGTTGCCGTCACCACCGGCGTGCGCTTGCCGCCGCCCGAGGTGGACGATCCGTTCCTGATCGACGAGACGCACCGTCTCGATCTGGCGGACGCGCTGCGTGAATATGTCTTGCTGGAACTACCGCAGGCGCCGCGCTGCGCCGAGACCTGCCAGGGCCTGTGTCCGCAGTGCGGGCATGATCGCAATCAGGGACCGTGCGCTTGTGTGCCGGAGATCAGCGATGAGCGCCTGGCGGTGCTCGCGCGGCTGCTGAACGACCAGCCTTGA
- the rpmF gene encoding 50S ribosomal protein L32: MGAVPKRKVSRHRRGNRRRHQYLTPPELTKCPNCGELTRANRACINCGQYKGRQVVVVASDEDEE, encoded by the coding sequence ATGGGTGCTGTACCGAAGCGTAAAGTTTCGCGCCATCGCCGCGGCAATCGTCGCCGCCACCAGTATCTGACGCCGCCGGAGCTGACCAAGTGCCCCAACTGCGGCGAGCTCACCCGCGCCAATCGGGCCTGCATCAACTGTGGCCAGTATAAGGGGCGGCAGGTTGTCGTCGTTGCCAGCGACGAAGACGAGGAGTAG